The genomic segment CAAGTTACGGGGAAAGACCGTGGATATTTGTGATTGTTTTTAAGAGCGCTGCACGGACGCTCGCTGGACTCTTTGCCCCCTTTTAAAACAATATCGGGGGACAAGAGTTTACGTCCACTTGAGCAATACTAAAGTCACCACGCCGCAAAATGTGAACTTCGGGGGTGAGTTTTATATTAAGCTTTTCAATTAGGATTGTGTATTTTATATACAAGGACATTTGATATTTGGATTATTTGAACTCCatcttttttgccttttgttttatttattattttttaatttcgtTTGTCCCCTCTTTTACTCGTAATTCGAAAaatcgagagagagagagcgggaGACTGTGCTAGACCAGCCGTAGCGGGGAGAGCTGGCTGTCATGAGGGATTGATCGCGGAGAAGTATGTTTGTGCTGGAGCAGTTTGAGCCTCAGATTAACAGTAGAAACGCTGGCCAAGGAGAGAGAAACTTAAACCAGCCTCGACTGAACATGAGCTCCCACTACAAAAGTCCGGCTTTCCATGCCGCGGGGCCGCCTGGAGCTGTGGAACATGCGATGGGGGCTTTAAACGAGCCTCCGATTCTGGGACTAAACATGAATCTCAACGGGGAGCAATACAGCTTCCACCCGAGGGGCCACTCTGAAATGCACGCAGGAGGGCTGCAGCCGCCGCCGCCGATGCACGGCTTCTTCAATAACCAGCAACCTCACCACGGCCACCCTCACGGCCACCACCCTCACGCTCACCAGCACCATCCTCATTTCGGGGGCAACTTCAGCAGCCCGGACCCTACTGGGTCCTGTCTACACGGGGGTCGCCTCATGGGCTATAACGGCAGCGCGATCGGGCCCCAGCAGAACTTTGCAGAAGGCTTTGAGCCCATCGCTGAAAACCAGACGGGGGAGGGCTttgggcagcagcagcagcgttCGAGCAACATGCCAGAGTTCCAGCACCACAGCGCCCAGAACAGCAGCCACGCGGTCCCAGCCCCCTGCCTCCCCCTGGATCAGTCTCCGAACCGGGCTGCCTCCTTCCATGGGCTTCCGTCCTCCAGCTCCTCCGATGCCCACAGCCTGGAGCAGAGGAGAATGCCTCCCCAGGGGGGTGGAGAAAATTTGGAATACAGTTACCCCAGCGAGACCCCTTCAGGACACTTTGATGTGCCAGGGTTTTCTCCGTCTGAGTCAGAATCCCAGCACCCCCACTATGGGCCCGGCAGGCAAGTGGCTGGTAGCAGCTTCCCTGCCAACCCTGCCATGCCAAGAGCACCAGGCATGCCAGGGATTGCCAAAGtccaccaccagcagcagcaTGGCGTGTTCTTTGAAAGATTTGGAAATGGACGGAAGATGTCTGTGGGCATGGAGCCCGGTGTCAACGCCAGGCACCCTTtgatgcagcagcagcagcaggctggCTTGCTTGCCAGGCAGAACTCTTGTCCTCCAGCTCTTCCTAGGCCACCTCAATCCGAGTCGAGCACGGCCAACCCtaacatgcaggaaaacggAGTGATGATGCCCGGCCAGCACAACCAGTTTGAATACCCCATTCATAGACTGGAGAACAGAAATATGCATCCTTATGGGGACCCTATGTTTAATATGCAGCAACAACCCCCTCAGCAGCCCCCAAATCAAAGACTGCAACACTTTGACTCCCCCTATCTGAATGTGGCAAAAAGGCCCAGGTTTGATTTTCCAAATAATCATAATGCTGAGAACTGTGGTACCTGGAACAGCAACTTGCACAACCCTCCAGGCATGGAGAATCACCTGTCTCCATCTGCCTACCCTGGTCTTCCTGGGGAGTTCACTCCTCCTGTTCCAGAAGGGTTCCCACCAGGCCCCCCTCTCCAACACGCAGGCCCGGATCAGCAGTCCATGCAGCAGCGCCAAAATGCAGCTATGATGATTAAACAAATGGCCTCCAGAAACCAACAGCAAAGAATGAGACAGCCTAATCTCCAGCAGTTGGGTCACCATGGGGATGTCAGTCAAAGCAGCATGGTGCATGGGGGCCAAGTGGGAAATATGCCTCAGCCAAATTTCGAAAGGGAGGGTGGAAGGATGGCCAGCTTTGATTCCCAGAACCCCCACATGCCTCAGGAGAATACCTGGTTTCCAGGGCCCCATCAGCCAGGAGAAATGCTGCCGCGGAGGATGGGCGGCTCCAGTGTCCCGGGGGAGGCCAGCCCTCACGAGAtggggctgcagcagaatggCTCGAACATGCTGTTCCGGCCTGGGGTGAACGGAATGGGCATGCAGGAGCCGATGAGGATGCCAGGAGACGGACACGTACAGGCCCTGCATTCTCCGAGCATGCACTCACAGTTTGGAAACAACATGGGCGGCCTTTCGCAGATGCAGTCTCCCGGTGCAGGAGTAGGGCTTCCAAACGCACCCTCTGACCGGAGAGCCCCTGATTTCCCCGCACCCCCCATGGGGGCGCAGCCTAGTTTTCCTTTTGGAGGGTCAAACCGACAAGGACCACCCCACAGCAGCACCCCAGGGGTGAGTGCTTCCCCAGGAAATTACCCTCCCCAGCCAGAATTCCCTCCGGGTCAGCGCTCCTCAGTCAGCAAACTGGGGGCCCTCTCTCTTGGTTCCTTTAGTAAAAGCAGCTCGAAAGACAACATGTTTGGTCAGAGTTGCCTGGCAGCTCTTTCCACTGCGTGCCAGAATATGATTGCCAGTCTGGGGGCCCCAAACCTCAATGTAACATTTAACAAGAAGAGCCAGAATGAGGGCAAGAGAAAACTGAGTCAAACAGAGCAGGACATAACTAGCGGCAGCACAAGTGGAAATGGCAGCAGTGAGTATTTTCAGAGCAATGCTGCTCAGAGTGGCCAGATGCCTGGCACCGGGAATAGTAACAGTAAGCCTACAGGTCAAAGTGGCACGAGCCAGCCGGTTCAGGGGgacaccaccaccaccctcTCCCCAAACTACAACATGGACGCTACCCCGGGGAGCGAGGGGAAACCGACGACAGGGAGTGGGAGAGGGCGGGGGAGGAGAAAAAGGGACAGTGGGCATGTGAGCCcgggaatttttttttcctctgacaGTGGCAATCCGGTAGTAAGTCCGGGTCAGCAGGGCCCGCCTGCCAGCGCTGGGGAGCGGGGTGGTGGGACACCCCACGAAAAACCCCTCACGTCCCCTTCCTGGGGGAAGGGGGGTGACCTGCTGCTCAGCGACCAGCCGGATCTCATGTCCTCCTTGGACAGCGGGATTCAAAGCGTCACCAAGTCCGACGGAGGCTCCCCGCATGTGGACTTTCCCGACGACGTCAGCACCAGCTACGGCGGTAATGAAGACGAGGTGTCCTCCAGCTCGGACAACAATGTCTCAAAACCTAACCGGAGCCCCCTAGTCACAAGCTCCCCCAAAATCCAGCGAGGTGACCACGGGCTGATGAACGGGCAGAAGCAAATGGGTCTAAGTATTCTAAATAACACTACCTCTACCCCAGACAGCTATGGGCTCAGCAGCAGTGGGGGTGGCCATCCTAGTACACCTGGCATGGAGCAGGTCCGCACGCCATCCAGCACATCCACGCAGGATGAGATTCACCCTTTAGAGATCCTCCAGGCACAGATTCAGCTGCAGCGGCAACAGTTCAGCATATCAGAAGATCAGCCTCTGGCCATGAAAAACAAGAAGGCTGACTGCAGCAGTCAGAATGGAGACAATGAGCTGGCCAACTGTGGCACGGACAGTAACAAAAATACCATGAGCACTATTGACCTTGACTCTCTCATGGCGGAGCAGCATGCCACCTGGTATATTCCCAACGATAAGTCCTTGATTGAGGGACAGGAGGACGACAAGCCCATGGCACCCTGGGAAAAGACAAAGCCCCAGAATAACAACAAAGAAGGTAACCTCATTTGCAATCTTAATGAAAGAATGATGAATTGGTTGCATGCCTGCTGTGTTTCCCTTAATAGTTAAGTGTTTTTTACCAGGGACTGTGACAGTGATGTCACATCTCACCCTACAGGGCTGTGGaaaagcacacacactcacacaggacgGTTTTTCATATGTGGTCAAATTACACACGAATGCACGTTAACATTCGGTGTGAAAATGCAACAAATATTCACGATTTACATGCAACAAACCGTCTAGAAGCTTGTATTTTACGATAAAGGTGACAAGGAACTGAAATACAACTATTATGCGCATTATCCCAGCTGCAGCAACCCAAAACTCCAATCAGTATTGCCTTACATGtcgttttaaaaatttaaataattacttttttatacAAGCAATTCAGGTTAGCGTTCCAAATGATTCTAGGGAGTATAAAAAAGGACTTCATGTGAGGTTGTAAGATTTATGATCCTGGCACAATTCCGGAACACAATGTTAGGCTTGTTTCTTCGTTGTATCGAGACTTTGCTTATTAACAATCCGCGATGAAGCGGCATTTTGCTTAAGCGGAGACGCTCTGAGATCTGTGCAGGTTTACTTTCGCAAGTCGAAGTTCGTGGGGCCCCAACTGGAGGAATTTAATACAGCGGACCTCGGCAAACACGAGGCAGCCAGACAGGCGAAAGAAATATTTTGCATCCAAATTCAAAAGTATCTGCTGCAGGTAAAAGTTGGAAAGAACTGTTGAAAGAGTGTGGTGTGAAAAATAATGACTGAGGTTCAAAGGAGGCCAGCAGACCCCTTTTCTTAGCAAGACAGATGGTGGATTTTGAGAAACAAAAGTGGGAATCGAAAAAGTAAAATTCAACCCCCCCGCTCTTCTGTGACTTTTACATAGTCTTGCGTTTCTCCCGGTTTGTACAAGGGGAACCGATATAAAGTTACAGTGAAAACAACTGTTTAACTGCAAACTGTAAActgaaggaaaataaagtaaatatttcCCCCCGTTCGTTATCTCGGCTTTCAAGTCGATCAACACGGACACATTTCTGTCTGTTGGAGGCTCAGTTTCTCTGTGGGGTCCCACCGGTTTGCCCTCAGGGTGTTTCTTTCCTGCCCCGGTATCTCGGTTTACTTTTGTTATTACTCGGACTAATCTGATTGGATCAAGTGGATTGTTTTTCCTCCCTTTTTTTTTGGTGGGTGGTGGGGGTAACATAAAAGGGGATTATCTCACGTTTTAATGACCAAATTGTTGCGATTAGGGGAATTTCTTAAAATCGGCGCAGTTGGGGTTCCACAGTCTAATCTTATCAACAGTCAATATCCCACGTACGCGCTCGTGCCGGTACTAATGGGATTTATTCGTCGGACTGCAGCGTCTCCTGCGTCTAGAGAAGCACCTCGGTTGGTCTCTGACTGCTACCGGTTATCATCTTTTTATTACCGAAAAAAAATGCGATTCTTACGTGTGCGTCGGAGAGAA from the Lepisosteus oculatus isolate fLepOcu1 chromosome 22, fLepOcu1.hap2, whole genome shotgun sequence genome contains:
- the mn1a gene encoding transcriptional activator MN1 produces the protein MFVLEQFEPQINSRNAGQGERNLNQPRLNMSSHYKSPAFHAAGPPGAVEHAMGALNEPPILGLNMNLNGEQYSFHPRGHSEMHAGGLQPPPPMHGFFNNQQPHHGHPHGHHPHAHQHHPHFGGNFSSPDPTGSCLHGGRLMGYNGSAIGPQQNFAEGFEPIAENQTGEGFGQQQQRSSNMPEFQHHSAQNSSHAVPAPCLPLDQSPNRAASFHGLPSSSSSDAHSLEQRRMPPQGGGENLEYSYPSETPSGHFDVPGFSPSESESQHPHYGPGRQVAGSSFPANPAMPRAPGMPGIAKVHHQQQHGVFFERFGNGRKMSVGMEPGVNARHPLMQQQQQAGLLARQNSCPPALPRPPQSESSTANPNMQENGVMMPGQHNQFEYPIHRLENRNMHPYGDPMFNMQQQPPQQPPNQRLQHFDSPYLNVAKRPRFDFPNNHNAENCGTWNSNLHNPPGMENHLSPSAYPGLPGEFTPPVPEGFPPGPPLQHAGPDQQSMQQRQNAAMMIKQMASRNQQQRMRQPNLQQLGHHGDVSQSSMVHGGQVGNMPQPNFEREGGRMASFDSQNPHMPQENTWFPGPHQPGEMLPRRMGGSSVPGEASPHEMGLQQNGSNMLFRPGVNGMGMQEPMRMPGDGHVQALHSPSMHSQFGNNMGGLSQMQSPGAGVGLPNAPSDRRAPDFPAPPMGAQPSFPFGGSNRQGPPHSSTPGVSASPGNYPPQPEFPPGQRSSVSKLGALSLGSFSKSSSKDNMFGQSCLAALSTACQNMIASLGAPNLNVTFNKKSQNEGKRKLSQTEQDITSGSTSGNGSSEYFQSNAAQSGQMPGTGNSNSKPTGQSGTSQPVQGDTTTTLSPNYNMDATPGSEGKPTTGSGRGRGRRKRDSGHVSPGIFFSSDSGNPVVSPGQQGPPASAGERGGGTPHEKPLTSPSWGKGGDLLLSDQPDLMSSLDSGIQSVTKSDGGSPHVDFPDDVSTSYGGNEDEVSSSSDNNVSKPNRSPLVTSSPKIQRGDHGLMNGQKQMGLSILNNTTSTPDSYGLSSSGGGHPSTPGMEQVRTPSSTSTQDEIHPLEILQAQIQLQRQQFSISEDQPLAMKNKKADCSSQNGDNELANCGTDSNKNTMSTIDLDSLMAEQHATWYIPNDKSLIEGQEDDKPMAPWEKTKPQNNNKEAPDLPPNKSSSTGPNGSHLQCLSVHCTDDIGEAKSRGPVPSWRSLHSDISNRFGTFVAALT